In Pseudomonas deceptionensis, a single window of DNA contains:
- a CDS encoding carboxy terminal-processing peptidase, which yields MKHLFPSTALALFIGLGVLPFSANTFAANSWDNLQPDRDEVIASLNVVELLKRHHYSKPPLDDARSAIIYDSYLKLLDPSRSYFLASDIAEFDKWKFQFDDFLKSGDLNPGFAIYKRYLDRVKSRLDFALAELEKGPDAFDFTAKETLQIDRKDAPWLKSEAELNDLWRKRIKDEVLRLKIAGKEPAKIQELLTKRYKNQLSRLDQTRSEDIFQAYINTFAMSYDPHTNYLSPDNAENFDINMSLSLEGIGAVLQSDNDQVKIVRLVPAGPADKTKQVAPADKIIGVAQGDKEMVDVIGWRLDEVVKLIRGPKGSVVRLEVIPASNAPNDQTSKIVSITREAVKLEEQAAKKSILNLKQNGKDYKLGVIEIPAFYLDFKAFRAGDPNYKSTTRDVKKLLTELQKEKVDGVIIDLRNNGGGSLQEATELTSLFIDKGPTVLVRNADGKVDVLEDENPGAFYKGPMALLVNRLSASASEIFAGAMQDYHRALIIGGQTFGKGTVQTIQPLNHGELKLTLAKFYRVSGQSTQHQGVLPDVAFPSIIDTKEIGESALPEAMPWDTIRPAIKPASDPFKPFLDQLKSEHEARVAKDAEFMFIRDKLALAEKLMAEKTVSLNEAERRAQHADIDAKQLVMENARRQAKGEAPLKEMKKEDEDALPVEPEKTKPEDDAYLSETGRILLDYLKLSNQVAKK from the coding sequence ATGAAGCATTTATTCCCTAGCACCGCACTTGCCCTATTCATTGGCCTAGGCGTTTTGCCGTTTTCGGCCAATACGTTCGCCGCTAACAGTTGGGATAACCTTCAGCCCGATCGTGATGAGGTGATTGCCAGTCTTAACGTCGTTGAGCTGCTCAAACGCCATCATTACAGCAAGCCGCCACTGGATGACGCACGCTCTGCGATCATCTATGACAGCTACCTGAAGCTGCTCGACCCTTCGCGCAGTTACTTCCTGGCCAGCGATATTGCCGAATTCGACAAATGGAAATTCCAGTTTGACGACTTCCTCAAAAGCGGCGACCTGAACCCCGGCTTCGCCATCTACAAGCGCTACCTGGACCGCGTCAAATCGCGTCTGGACTTCGCCCTTGCAGAGCTGGAAAAAGGCCCTGACGCTTTCGACTTCACCGCCAAGGAGACCTTGCAGATCGATCGCAAGGACGCCCCGTGGCTCAAGAGTGAAGCCGAACTCAATGATCTGTGGCGCAAACGCATCAAGGACGAAGTCCTGCGCCTGAAAATCGCCGGCAAAGAGCCTGCGAAAATTCAGGAACTGCTGACCAAGCGCTACAAGAACCAATTGTCGCGTCTTGACCAGACCCGCAGCGAAGACATCTTCCAGGCCTACATCAACACCTTCGCCATGTCTTACGATCCGCACACCAACTATCTGTCACCAGATAATGCGGAAAACTTCGACATCAACATGAGCCTGTCGCTGGAAGGCATTGGCGCCGTGTTGCAGAGCGATAACGACCAGGTAAAAATCGTGCGGCTGGTGCCGGCAGGCCCTGCCGACAAGACCAAACAGGTCGCTCCGGCTGACAAGATCATCGGTGTCGCCCAAGGCGATAAAGAGATGGTCGACGTAATCGGCTGGCGTCTGGACGAAGTGGTCAAACTGATTCGTGGCCCTAAAGGCTCTGTGGTGCGCCTGGAAGTGATTCCAGCGAGCAACGCACCGAACGACCAGACCAGCAAGATCGTGTCCATTACCCGCGAAGCCGTGAAGCTTGAAGAGCAGGCCGCGAAAAAGTCGATCCTGAACCTGAAACAGAACGGCAAGGACTACAAGCTCGGCGTTATTGAAATCCCGGCTTTCTACCTGGACTTCAAGGCGTTCCGTGCCGGCGACCCGAACTACAAGAGCACCACTCGCGACGTCAAAAAACTGCTGACCGAGTTGCAGAAAGAAAAAGTCGATGGCGTGATCATCGACCTGCGCAACAACGGCGGCGGCTCGCTGCAGGAAGCCACCGAACTGACCAGCCTGTTTATCGACAAGGGTCCGACGGTACTGGTGCGTAACGCCGACGGCAAAGTCGACGTGCTTGAAGACGAAAACCCGGGTGCGTTCTACAAAGGCCCGATGGCGTTGCTGGTCAACCGCCTGTCGGCTTCGGCCTCGGAGATTTTTGCCGGCGCCATGCAGGACTACCACCGTGCGCTGATCATTGGCGGCCAGACGTTCGGCAAAGGGACGGTGCAAACCATCCAGCCGCTGAACCATGGCGAGCTGAAACTGACACTGGCCAAGTTCTACCGGGTTTCCGGCCAGAGCACCCAGCATCAGGGCGTACTGCCTGACGTTGCTTTCCCGTCGATTATCGACACCAAGGAAATCGGCGAAAGCGCACTGCCCGAAGCCATGCCATGGGACACCATCCGTCCGGCCATCAAGCCAGCGTCCGACCCGTTCAAGCCTTTCCTTGATCAGCTCAAGTCCGAGCATGAAGCCCGCGTCGCCAAAGATGCCGAATTCATGTTCATCCGCGACAAGCTGGCCCTGGCCGAGAAGCTGATGGCCGAGAAGACCGTCAGCCTGAACGAGGCCGAACGTCGTGCACAGCACGCCGACATCGATGCCAAGCAGCTGGTGATGGAAAACGCCCGCCGTCAGGCCAAAGGCGAAGCACCGCTCAAGGAAATGAAGAAAGAAGACGAAGATGCACTGCCGGTCGAGCCTGAAAAGACCAAACCGGAAGATGACGCCTACCTGAGTGAAACCGGGCGAATTCTGCTGGACTACCTGAAGCTGAGCAATCAGGTCGCCAAGAAGTAA
- a CDS encoding NAD(P)H-quinone oxidoreductase gives MKALQGVEGQVKWVEEPSPTCDVGQIRIRVAAAGLNRADLLQSAGLYPPPPGASQVLGLECSGVVSEVGPGSSWKIGDRVCALLAGGGMAQEVVVDARHALPVPEGLSLIEAAALPEVYSTAWLNLFQLAALKPGEKVLLHAGASGVGSAAIQLCKAFGSPCWVTVGTAERLAYCQALGAQGGALRTEGLDSLKALGPFDVVLDPVGANYAESNLKLLALDGRWVLIGLMGGRKAELDLALVLGKRIQLLGSTLRSRSDQFKADLLSDLNQQVWPLFTEGRLSPQLAKTFPIEEAQAAFAELASNQVSGKLVLVIDSSLS, from the coding sequence GTGAAAGCATTGCAAGGCGTTGAAGGTCAAGTGAAGTGGGTTGAAGAGCCAAGCCCCACCTGTGATGTAGGCCAAATCCGGATTCGTGTGGCGGCTGCGGGGCTCAATCGGGCCGATCTGCTGCAGAGCGCCGGGCTGTATCCTCCTCCGCCCGGAGCCAGTCAGGTATTGGGCCTGGAGTGCTCGGGCGTGGTCAGTGAAGTTGGCCCCGGTTCGTCGTGGAAAATCGGCGATCGGGTGTGTGCCCTGCTGGCTGGCGGCGGTATGGCGCAAGAGGTGGTGGTCGATGCCCGTCATGCGCTGCCCGTGCCTGAAGGTCTGTCGCTGATTGAAGCGGCGGCCTTGCCTGAGGTGTACAGCACGGCGTGGCTGAACCTGTTTCAGCTGGCCGCTCTGAAGCCGGGCGAAAAAGTGTTGTTGCACGCGGGTGCAAGTGGCGTTGGTTCAGCGGCCATTCAGCTGTGCAAGGCGTTTGGCAGCCCGTGCTGGGTGACAGTAGGTACGGCCGAGCGTTTGGCGTATTGCCAGGCGTTGGGTGCTCAAGGCGGGGCGTTGCGTACTGAAGGGCTGGACAGCCTCAAGGCGCTGGGGCCGTTTGATGTGGTGCTGGACCCGGTGGGTGCGAACTACGCCGAGTCCAACCTCAAGCTGCTGGCGCTGGACGGGCGCTGGGTGTTGATCGGCCTGATGGGCGGGCGCAAGGCCGAGCTGGACCTGGCCCTGGTACTGGGCAAACGCATCCAGTTGCTGGGTTCGACCCTGCGCAGCCGCAGCGATCAGTTCAAGGCTGACTTGCTCAGTGATCTGAACCAGCAGGTTTGGCCGCTGTTCACTGAGGGCCGCTTGAGCCCGCAACTGGCCAAAACCTTCCCGATTGAAGAGGCGCAGGCGGCGTTTGCCGAACTGGCCAGTAATCAGGTGTCGGGCAAGCTGGTGCTGGTGATAGACAGCAGCCTGAGCTGA
- a CDS encoding HAD family hydrolase, whose amino-acid sequence MALAIFDLDETLIHGDCATLWSEQMGRLGWVDPQSFMQRNNELMTAYSQGKLAMEDYMAFSLEPLIGRTPEEVEHLVGPWVEDFIEPIIFSDATRTIAAHRKAGDRILVISASGTHLVKPIAERLGIDEVLGIELEVAHGFYTGNTVGTLTYREGKITRLLQWLDEQEENLEGASFYSDSRNDLPLLLKVDHPHVVNPDPVLREQAEKAGWPIHHWK is encoded by the coding sequence ATGGCCCTGGCAATTTTTGATCTGGACGAAACCCTGATTCACGGCGACTGCGCCACCCTCTGGAGCGAGCAGATGGGCCGCCTGGGCTGGGTCGACCCGCAGTCGTTCATGCAACGCAACAACGAACTGATGACGGCTTACAGCCAGGGCAAGCTGGCCATGGAAGACTACATGGCCTTCAGCCTGGAGCCGCTGATCGGGCGCACACCCGAAGAAGTCGAGCATCTGGTCGGGCCGTGGGTTGAAGATTTCATCGAACCGATCATCTTCAGTGACGCCACCCGAACCATCGCGGCCCACCGCAAGGCAGGGGATCGCATTCTGGTGATTTCGGCCTCGGGCACACACCTGGTCAAACCCATTGCCGAGCGCCTGGGCATCGATGAAGTACTGGGCATTGAGCTGGAAGTTGCGCACGGTTTTTACACCGGCAACACCGTGGGTACACTGACTTACCGCGAAGGCAAGATCACGCGTCTGCTGCAATGGCTGGATGAGCAGGAAGAGAACCTCGAAGGCGCGAGTTTCTATTCAGACTCACGCAACGATCTGCCGCTGTTGCTCAAGGTCGATCACCCGCACGTGGTCAACCCGGACCCGGTCTTGCGTGAACAGGCTGAAAAGGCCGGCTGGCCGATCCATCACTGGAAGTAA
- a CDS encoding ABC transporter ATP-binding protein, with amino-acid sequence MSFVSVEHLQKSYSSTPVFGDINCSIAKGEFVTLLGPSGCGKSTLLRCIAGLTSVDGGKILLDGQDIVPLSPQKRGIGMVFQSYALFPNMTVEQNVAFGLRMQKVKADDSHKRVTEVLQLVELNDFAKRYPHQLSGGQCQRVALARSLVTRPRLLLLDEPLSALDARIRKHLREQIRTIQRELGLTTIFVTHDQEEALVMSDRIFLMNKGHIVQSGNAQTLYAAPVDAFAAGFIGNYNLLDADTASRLLQQPVSSRIAIRPETLGLSLQGELDGVILSHSLLGNVIRYRVEVRGVQLIVDVLNRAPGDLYPDGQRVALSIDSSTLCEVA; translated from the coding sequence ATGAGCTTCGTCAGCGTTGAACACCTGCAAAAATCCTATTCCAGCACCCCGGTTTTCGGCGATATCAACTGCAGCATCGCCAAAGGTGAATTCGTCACCCTGCTCGGCCCGTCCGGCTGCGGCAAGTCCACCCTGCTGCGTTGCATCGCCGGGCTGACCTCGGTGGACGGCGGCAAGATCCTGCTCGATGGCCAGGACATCGTGCCCCTTAGCCCGCAAAAACGCGGCATCGGCATGGTGTTTCAAAGCTATGCCCTGTTCCCCAACATGACCGTCGAGCAAAACGTGGCCTTCGGCCTGCGCATGCAGAAGGTCAAAGCCGATGACAGCCACAAGCGTGTGACCGAGGTGTTGCAGCTGGTGGAGTTGAATGACTTTGCCAAGCGCTACCCGCATCAGCTGTCGGGCGGCCAATGCCAGCGTGTAGCCCTGGCGCGCTCGCTGGTGACACGCCCGCGCCTGTTGCTGCTGGACGAACCGCTGTCAGCGCTGGATGCCCGCATTCGCAAACACTTGCGCGAGCAAATCCGCACCATCCAGCGCGAGCTGGGCCTGACCACCATTTTCGTTACCCACGACCAGGAAGAAGCACTGGTCATGAGCGACCGTATTTTCCTGATGAACAAGGGCCACATTGTTCAAAGCGGCAATGCGCAAACCCTCTATGCCGCGCCGGTGGATGCATTTGCCGCAGGCTTTATCGGCAACTACAACCTGCTGGATGCCGACACTGCCAGCCGCCTGCTGCAACAACCGGTCAGCAGCCGCATCGCCATACGCCCCGAAACCCTGGGCTTGAGCCTGCAGGGCGAACTCGACGGGGTGATCCTCAGCCACAGCCTGCTGGGCAACGTGATCCGCTATCGGGTCGAGGTGCGAGGTGTGCAACTGATCGTCGACGTGCTCAACCGCGCGCCCGGCGATCTGTACCCCGACGGCCAGCGCGTGGCGCTGTCCATCGATTCGAGCACCCTTTGTGAGGTAGCCTGA
- a CDS encoding ABC transporter permease codes for MSRAESTSASVYHRSVVWLLFLILLLPLLGTLIYSISSSWSATILPSGFTFKWYSQLWNDPRFLAAFGQSLLVCVAALVLSVILILPLLFVVHYHFPKLDALMNILILLPFAVPPVVSSVGLLQLYGSGPLQMVGTPWILIGCYFTVALPFMYRAITNNLQAINLRDLMDAAQLLGASTWQAAFLVVLPNLRKGLMVALLLSFSFLFGEFVFANILVGTRYETLQVFLNNMRNSSGHFTSALVISYFLFVLVLTWVATFLNKDKSQ; via the coding sequence ATGTCGCGCGCTGAATCCACGTCCGCCAGCGTTTACCACCGCAGCGTCGTCTGGCTGCTGTTTCTGATTTTGCTGCTGCCCCTGCTGGGCACACTGATTTACTCCATCTCCAGCAGTTGGTCAGCCACCATCCTGCCCAGCGGTTTCACCTTCAAGTGGTATAGCCAACTGTGGAACGACCCGCGTTTTCTGGCCGCTTTCGGTCAGTCGTTGCTGGTCTGCGTCGCCGCACTGGTGCTGTCGGTAATCCTGATTTTGCCGTTGCTGTTTGTGGTGCATTACCACTTCCCCAAGCTCGATGCGCTGATGAACATCCTGATCCTGCTGCCGTTCGCCGTGCCGCCGGTGGTGTCATCGGTAGGCCTGCTGCAGCTCTATGGTTCCGGCCCGCTGCAAATGGTCGGTACGCCATGGATTCTGATCGGCTGCTATTTCACCGTCGCGCTGCCCTTCATGTACCGGGCGATCACCAACAACTTGCAAGCCATCAACCTGCGCGACCTGATGGATGCCGCCCAACTGCTGGGTGCCAGCACCTGGCAGGCAGCGTTTCTGGTGGTGCTGCCCAATTTGCGTAAAGGCTTGATGGTTGCACTGCTGCTGTCTTTCTCGTTCCTGTTCGGCGAGTTTGTATTTGCCAATATTCTGGTGGGTACACGCTACGAAACCTTGCAGGTGTTCTTGAACAACATGCGCAACAGCAGCGGGCACTTCACCAGCGCGCTGGTCATTTCCTATTTCCTCTTTGTACTGGTGCTGACCTGGGTTGCCACCTTCCTGAACAAGGACAAAAGCCAATGA
- a CDS encoding ABC transporter permease, translating to MSRGKWLALLCLVPFAVFFIVFQIAPLVWVLIHSVQSEESGWGLANFIKIFNSKFYLQAIQHSLEISFWSSLFGIVIAILGSYSLRKVDSRLRNFVNAFANMTSNFSGVPLAFAFIILLGFNGSITIMLKQAGIIQDFNLYSKTGLIILYTYFQIPLGVLLLYPAFDALREDWRESASLLGANSWQFWRHIGMPVLTPALLGTFVILLANALGAYATVYALTTGNFNVLPIRIAAMVSGDISLDPNMASALAVILVGLMTLVTLVHQWLLKRSYHVAR from the coding sequence ATGAGCCGTGGTAAATGGCTGGCACTGCTGTGCCTGGTGCCCTTCGCGGTATTTTTTATCGTGTTTCAGATCGCACCGCTGGTGTGGGTACTAATTCACAGCGTGCAATCCGAGGAAAGCGGCTGGGGCCTGGCCAACTTCATCAAGATCTTCAATTCGAAATTCTATTTGCAGGCGATCCAGCACAGCCTGGAGATCAGCTTCTGGTCCAGCCTGTTTGGCATCGTGATCGCCATCCTGGGCAGTTACTCACTGCGCAAGGTGGACTCGCGGCTGCGCAATTTTGTGAACGCGTTCGCCAACATGACCAGCAACTTCTCCGGGGTACCGCTGGCCTTTGCGTTCATCATTTTGCTGGGCTTCAACGGCAGCATCACGATCATGCTCAAACAGGCGGGGATCATTCAGGACTTCAACCTGTATTCCAAAACCGGCCTGATCATCCTGTACACCTACTTCCAGATTCCCCTTGGCGTACTGCTGCTTTACCCAGCCTTTGATGCCCTGCGCGAAGACTGGCGTGAGTCCGCCTCATTGCTGGGCGCTAACAGCTGGCAGTTCTGGCGCCATATCGGCATGCCGGTGCTCACCCCGGCTCTGCTCGGCACGTTCGTGATCCTGCTGGCCAACGCCCTGGGCGCCTACGCCACGGTGTATGCATTAACCACCGGCAACTTCAACGTACTGCCGATCCGTATCGCCGCGATGGTGTCGGGCGATATCAGCCTGGACCCGAACATGGCCAGCGCCCTGGCGGTGATTCTGGTGGGGCTGATGACCCTGGTCACCCTGGTGCATCAGTGGCTGTTAAAGAGGAGCTACCATGTCGCGCGCTGA
- a CDS encoding alkaline phosphatase family protein — MKHNVILVVLDGLNYEVARHAMGHLQAYVGAERAALYKLTCELPALSRPLYECILTGVPPIESGIVHNNVSRLSNQRSVFHYARDGGLSTAAAAYHWVSELYNRSPFIIPRDRHTLAPDLPIQYGHFYWNDHYPDSHLFADAESLRLAHAPDFLLVHPMNIDDAGHKHGLDTPQYRNSARSADIILADYLQGWLDAGYQVIVTADHGMNNDRSHNGLLPEEREVPLFVLGEAFSLNPDVTPKQTELCGTICELLGVAHDKPLCRDLLRPAP; from the coding sequence ATGAAACACAACGTCATTCTGGTCGTACTCGACGGGCTCAACTACGAGGTGGCCCGTCATGCCATGGGGCATTTGCAGGCCTATGTCGGGGCTGAGCGCGCCGCGCTGTACAAGCTCACCTGTGAGTTGCCGGCGCTGTCGCGCCCGCTCTACGAATGCATCCTCACCGGCGTACCGCCGATTGAAAGCGGCATCGTGCACAACAATGTTTCGCGCCTGTCCAACCAGCGCAGCGTGTTCCATTACGCCCGAGATGGCGGGCTGAGCACCGCAGCAGCGGCCTATCACTGGGTCAGCGAACTGTATAACCGCTCACCGTTTATAATCCCCCGTGACCGCCACACCCTGGCGCCAGACCTGCCTATTCAATACGGGCATTTCTACTGGAACGATCACTACCCGGATTCCCACCTGTTCGCCGATGCAGAAAGCCTGCGCCTGGCGCACGCACCCGATTTTTTACTGGTCCACCCCATGAACATCGACGATGCCGGGCACAAGCACGGCCTCGACACCCCGCAATACCGCAACAGTGCACGCTCGGCTGACATCATCCTGGCCGACTACCTGCAAGGCTGGCTGGACGCCGGCTATCAAGTGATAGTGACGGCCGACCACGGCATGAACAATGATCGCTCGCACAATGGCCTGCTGCCCGAAGAACGTGAAGTCCCGCTGTTTGTCCTGGGCGAGGCCTTCAGCCTCAACCCGGATGTCACGCCCAAACAGACAGAACTGTGTGGCACCATCTGCGAGCTGCTCGGTGTGGCCCATGACAAACCGCTGTGCCGCGACCTGTTAAGGCCTGCACCATGA
- a CDS encoding ABC transporter substrate-binding protein yields the protein MKQFFLASLLGSSIALCTSAMAADVDLKALEAAARAEGAVNSVGMPDDWANWKGTWADLNKLYGLKHIDTDMSSAQEVAKFAAEKDNASADIGDVGAAFGPIAVAKGVTQPYKPTTWDQIPDWAKDKDGNWALAYTGTIAFIVNKKLLHGSEVPTKWADLKSGKYKVSIGDVSTAAQATNGVLAAALANGGNEKNVQPALLMFADIAKQGRLSLANPTIATMEKGEVEVGVVWDFNGLSYKAKMVNPDDYVVLIPSDGSVISGYTTIINKYAKHPNAAKLTREYIFSDAGQTNLARGNARPIRAEHLKLPDDVQAKLLSNDQYKNVTPIKDADAWEKTSKALPQLWQEEVIINMQ from the coding sequence ATGAAACAGTTTTTCCTCGCATCACTGTTAGGTTCAAGCATTGCCCTGTGCACATCGGCCATGGCCGCCGATGTCGATTTAAAAGCCCTGGAAGCCGCAGCCAGGGCTGAAGGCGCGGTCAACAGTGTCGGCATGCCCGATGACTGGGCCAACTGGAAAGGCACCTGGGCTGACCTGAACAAGCTCTACGGCCTCAAACACATCGATACCGACATGAGCTCGGCGCAAGAAGTGGCCAAGTTTGCCGCTGAAAAAGACAACGCCAGTGCCGACATCGGTGACGTGGGCGCAGCCTTCGGCCCGATTGCCGTCGCCAAGGGCGTGACCCAGCCGTACAAGCCAACAACCTGGGACCAGATCCCTGACTGGGCCAAGGACAAGGACGGTAACTGGGCGCTGGCCTACACCGGCACCATCGCGTTTATCGTCAACAAGAAGCTGCTGCATGGCTCTGAAGTTCCGACCAAGTGGGCTGATCTGAAGTCCGGCAAATACAAGGTTTCCATCGGTGACGTGAGCACCGCCGCACAGGCTACCAATGGTGTGCTGGCAGCAGCTCTGGCCAATGGCGGCAACGAAAAGAACGTCCAGCCTGCCCTGTTGATGTTTGCCGACATCGCCAAGCAAGGTCGTTTGTCACTGGCCAACCCGACGATCGCCACCATGGAGAAAGGTGAAGTGGAAGTCGGCGTTGTCTGGGACTTCAACGGCCTGAGCTACAAAGCAAAAATGGTCAACCCGGATGACTACGTGGTGCTGATCCCGTCCGACGGTTCGGTGATCTCGGGCTACACCACCATCATCAACAAATACGCCAAGCACCCGAACGCCGCCAAACTGACCCGTGAATACATCTTCAGCGATGCCGGGCAAACCAACCTGGCGCGAGGCAATGCACGGCCGATTCGTGCTGAGCACTTGAAGCTGCCGGATGACGTTCAAGCCAAGCTGCTCTCCAATGACCAGTACAAAAATGTAACCCCGATCAAAGACGCCGACGCCTGGGAAAAAACCTCCAAGGCCTTGCCACAGCTGTGGCAGGAAGAAGTCATCATCAATATGCAGTAA
- a CDS encoding UTRA domain-containing protein: MREGAPKAVTAISRTLQEQIEHGLLACGSQLPAERKLSELFATTRVTVREALLQLEAQGLVYREERRGWFISPPRLAYNLMQRSHFHAMVTAQGRVPTTEVISARLLPATAAVCERLQLPALSSVIQICRGRRIDGRLVLYVEHYLNPQYFPRILELDLTQSITELYARHYDLHYGRVRFEIVPTALPIEAAATLKLSTGSPGLRIARVNYDQHERLIDCDLEYWRHDAIHVGVDVQER; this comes from the coding sequence ATGCGAGAAGGTGCACCCAAGGCGGTGACGGCAATCAGTCGCACGCTACAAGAGCAAATTGAGCACGGCCTGTTGGCGTGCGGCAGTCAGTTGCCGGCTGAGCGCAAACTCAGCGAGTTGTTTGCCACGACCCGCGTCACGGTGCGCGAGGCACTGCTGCAACTGGAAGCCCAGGGGCTGGTGTATCGCGAGGAGCGCCGGGGCTGGTTTATTTCGCCGCCGCGACTGGCTTACAACCTGATGCAGCGCAGTCACTTCCATGCCATGGTCACGGCCCAGGGGCGCGTCCCCACCACTGAAGTGATTTCGGCGCGCCTGCTGCCAGCCACGGCGGCGGTGTGCGAGCGGTTGCAGTTGCCGGCGCTGTCCAGTGTGATCCAGATCTGCCGTGGCCGGCGCATTGACGGGCGGCTTGTGCTCTACGTCGAGCACTACCTGAACCCGCAATACTTTCCGCGGATTCTGGAGCTTGATCTCACGCAGTCGATTACCGAGCTGTATGCCCGGCATTACGATTTGCATTACGGTCGCGTGCGTTTTGAGATCGTGCCCACAGCGCTCCCGATCGAAGCAGCGGCCACGCTCAAGCTATCTACGGGGAGCCCGGGTTTGAGAATTGCCCGGGTCAATTACGACCAGCACGAACGGCTGATCGACTGCGATCTGGAATATTGGCGACATGATGCGATTCATGTCGGGGTGGATGTGCAGGAGCGTTGA